From Coccinella septempunctata chromosome 4, icCocSept1.1, whole genome shotgun sequence, a single genomic window includes:
- the LOC123312280 gene encoding uncharacterized protein LOC123312280 yields MYDVDLLILLLVGLTHSATVNEDNIPPYVKQCYEGDPEVIQCFKSALHHLTPYLATGIPEIELPSVEPFRMEELSLSLTTGPNGYKVSLLDIDIFGASNFSVKKIRLSEKDEPFETRIHIPKLRINSRYQSSGVLIILPASGNGTFNGLFEDVTAIVRGTASISEREGVKYLHIDTLNVDIAIKNVKMNVKDIYRNNRILTQAINLFLLDNGQEILRIMLPQLRKKLAALFMSISNKLLSHLPLDVFYVPLSKQKKT; encoded by the exons CCCCGTATGTCAAGCAATGTTACGAAGGAGATCCAGAAGTAATTCAATGTTTCAAGAGTGCGCTCCATCATCTAACTCCATATCTGGCTACTGGAATCCCAGAAATTGAATTACCCTCCGTTGAACCTTTCAGAATGGAAGAACTCTCCCTGTCTCTCACTACAGGGCCAAACGGATACAAGGTATCTTTATTGGACATAGACATCTTTGGTGCAAGCAATTTCAGCGTGAAGAAAATAAG gCTTAGTGAAAAGGACGAACCCTTCGAAACAAGAATACATATTCCAAAATTGAGGATAAATTCGAGGTACCAAAGCAGTGGAGTCCTGATCATATTACCTGCAAGTGGTAATGGAACTTTCAATGGGTTATTCg AAGATGTAACTGCTATAGTAAGAGGAACAGCCAGTATTTCAGAGAGAGAGGGCGTTAAATATCTGCACATTGATACATTGAACGTGGATATAGCAATAAAGAATGTGAAAATGAACGTCAAGGATATTTATAGGAATAATAGGATATTGA CTCAAGCAATAAACCTATTCTTACTTGACAATGGACAAGAAATCCTCAGGATAATGTTACCGCAACTAAGGAAGAAACTTGCGGCTTTGTTTATGAGCATTTCAAACAAATTATTGAGTCATCTGCCATTGGATGTATTTTATGTACCATTGTCGAAGCAGAAGAAGACTTAG
- the LOC123312282 gene encoding protein takeout, which translates to MYRFIRQVTFLVVFQFYFSGIESAYFLKRCSRSDPNFNICLQDSANYLIANMRRGIPELGLYEPEPIVIDEIGIALGGGPDGYRATFKNIEAYGVSNTTVTAVRSDIDTYQFQYTMYIPKISAKAQYQSSGILILVQASGGGNYWGEYEGIKVKVYIKAAPRSVNGRSYLKLQQMKMDFSVKNIQMGVDNVHNGNSVIQAALNLFINSNAQELLKEMKPDLKRKLLELMSSFVENLFNNIPLDAWISE; encoded by the exons ATGTACAGGTTCATACGTCAAGTTACCTTCCTGGTAGTGTTCCAGTTTTACTTTAGTGGCATTGAAT CTGCTTATTTCTTGAAGAGATGTTCCAGGAGCGATCCAAACTTCAACATATGCCTGCAGGATTCTGCCAATTACCTGATAGCAAACATGAGACGTGGAATACCCGAATTGGGACTTTATGAACCAGAACCTATTGTCATTGACGAAATCGGAATAGCTTTGGGAGGTGGGCCTGATGGGTATCGGGCGACATTCAAAAACATCGAGGCTTACGGGGTCAGTAACACAACTGTTACGGCCGTAAG atcTGACATCGATACATACCAATTTCAGTACACAATGTACATACCAAAGATATCTGCTAAGGCTCAATATCAATCCAGTGGTATTCTTATTCTAGTCCAAGCCTCTGGTGGGGGAAATTACTGGGGTGAATATG AGGGAATCAAGGTCAAAGTGTATATTAAAGCTGCTCCTAGATCAGTGAATGGACGTTCTTACCTCAAATTGCAACAGATGAAGATGGATTTCAGcgttaaaaatattcaaatgggCGTCGATAATGTACATAATGGAAATTCTGTTATAC AGGCTGCGTTGAACCTTTTCATCAACTCCAACGCCCAGGAACTCCTCAAAGAGATGAAACCCGATCTGAAAAGGAAACTGTTGGAGTTAATGTCGAGCTTCGTGGAAAATTTGTTCAACAACATACCATTAGATGCGTGGATCTCGGAATGA
- the LOC123312283 gene encoding circadian clock-controlled protein daywake-like, producing the protein MLTKLVFVFVSLVALADSGNIPDYIHICRRSDPEVAKCIRESIEFLRPQLKQGIPELNVPGIEPLFIKEVAILRGQNNNFKAFLRNINVYGASNFEITKLKLNVDKFTYRVGVKIPSLMMNGDYDIDAKILVVPIKGSGKFRANATNCEGQAILKADVKPDENGIKRFKFTSFLFSINVGDYNIELDNLFNGDPTLSQAALDVLHQNKQEFIAASLPFINAKASEIFLEIANSITNTVDYDEIFPK; encoded by the exons ATGTTGACCAAGTTggtatttgtttttgtttctcTGGTAGCCCTAGCCGACTCAGGAAATATAC CTGACTACATCCACATTTGCAGAAGGTCAGATCCAGAAGTAGCGAAATGTATAAGAGAATCTATCGAATTTCTGAGGCCACAGCTCAAGCAAGGCATACCGGAACTAAATGTGCCTGGAATCGAACCTTTATTCATCAAGGAAGTAGCAATTTTGAGAGGACAAAACAACAACTTCAAAGCGTTCCTGAGGAATATTAATGTTTACGGCGCCAGTAACTTTGAAATAACAAAGCTGAA GTTGAACGTCGACAAATTCACATACCGCGTTGGTGTAAAAATTCCCTCCCTAATGATGAATGGTGATTACGATATTGACGCCAAAATTCTCGTGGTACCAATCAAAGGAAGTGGTAAATTCAGAGCGAACGCAA CAAACTGTGAGGGACAAGCCATCCTCAAGGCAGACGTGAAGCCGGATGAAAACGGAATTAAACGCTTCAAATTCACTTCTTTCCTGTTCTCCATCAATGTTGGCGATTACAATATCGAATTGGACAATCTCTTCAACGGAGATCCAACTCTTA gtcaAGCAGCCCTTGATGTCCTCCATCAGAACAAGCAAGAATTCATTGCGGCATCACTTCCTTTTATCAATGCAAAAGCATCAGAAATCTTTCTCGAAATTGCTAATTCCATAACGAACACCGTGGATTACGATGAAATCTTCCCCAAATGA